The window AAGAAAGTAACGAAATATCTATGTTATGATCTCGAACCTGTTCAAAAAGTACTGTCACACATAACAATCGTGATGCAACCACATAACAAATGACTAAAATGTACAAACTCATATAAGAAATAACTCCAATATAGTTTCGAGCTCTTTTGTCATGATTAGattcaaagaaatttatttttactaacaaaCGAAACATTAAATGAACCACTAAAACAGTATCAAACCATTTAAGTGTTAAAGACATCAGAATGAAGTTGACAGTTTGACTTAAAAGTAGTAAAATGGAATTGagatttttctttcctttattaGAATACTAGATAGCCAACTATTTCTACAATGATAcctgaaagaaaatttaaagtaacgtattgaaagaaaaaagattGTTCGATTGTATGTTTTGTGAGTACTGATGTTTTTACCGTTATTTCGTATTTTTAGGTTTTCAGCCTTCTTaagcctaataataataaaagaattaacattcttaaaatcattttaattacaTTGAGTATatggtgttaaaatatatattaactaaaaAGTAGAAGGATGAATAACAACTATACACAGTAAAAAAGTTTTCTGCCCTGTGACtgttagtttgaaataaaaaaatgtgcttTTCTGCAGATTGACAAACGTCCTGCGCTGTTATTCCACTTGCGGTGGGAAGAAAGCCTGTGCTTTGGCCCTATACTAAAATCCTCTGGTGTATTCATAGtccaatatttaaatatttgaaaaagtcatttttcaaattcatattattgatattttatttaaaatactttacattaatCACGATAATCAAAGTCCATTTTCTGACATGCTCATTATTTACAAAGCAAGTTTggcaaatgattttttttttaagtttaattacaattaaattttctttagtaTGCTAAACATTTATCACCAATAAGAAAagcattaaattatgttttaactgGATAAATTTATCTATAGGTATGTACAAAGTTAAATAGATCAATAACTTTTAGAATCGTGATTCTAGACATATCGCCGAAATAGCTTTTCACAGGCAATTTGAATACCACTAATAACCGTGTTTTAGTAGGATGGAACCTCAATTTTAAGATAGTTGAaacttaataaagaaatttaaaatacagtaaatattgaTACAATATATATCTCATTGGCCATTGGAAATTTGCTCTCATTTGTTACCTTCTAAACGACTACCCAATtgaattattaaatcaaacatgAAACACTAATTAATCAAAGCTCGTAAACGAAAAACCTAAGCAAATGTGAGTTTATTATGGAAGTATACACGTATTAAGTAGcacatgtattttttaaacaaaattttagcgTTTTGTgataataatcatatatatagtttttatttaaaaataatcaaaaacgaAACGATGTTCATACTGTAAAGTAATTCGTATATCTGGAAATTTCAGGCTTAACTGAAGTACTGCTTTAAGAGAACATCTCAGGCATTATGGCCAGATGCTTGTTTGGAAGTAGAACAATTTATACGATTAGAAACAAAATGATTGTTGATGCTTGTATTTCAAGCCAGATAAGAATCATCAGTTCTGAAAAAAAATTGCCTTCCATTCCACTAAATGTATTTGTGATAGTTTTTTTTAcgttatttgaaaattaattagtCACATTCGTTCAGGGCAAAATAACAAATTTGGCCAAATTTTTAGCGTGTGGGTGGGGTTCACAGgactataattttgttttttcacaaaatgttttatttcatgcgTCACTTATGGGTCTAAGATGGCCTTGATGTTCTTTATGATTGGAAAATTCATTATTCAATACACTCATTTGCAATTCGTTTTCTCTATCGTCATCACTATCGTTCATAAAAGCATGGTTTGTAACTCCTTCTACAGATTCTCGAGAAGACTGTAGTAGTCTTTGCATATTGATGCAATCCGTAGTTCTACCATCTCCAAGCTGCATTGGACCTCCAAGTGAGTTAAGCCTAGTTTCTAATCCAACCACTGTGTTCCTTCGTCTTTCTAACGCTCTCAATGTATTCCGTCGGCTAAAACGGCGGAGGTCCTTAAGAACTGGAGTTGCTGTTTTGAaaggaataaatataatttttataattgaatCTATGTACCATCCCTcactgataaaagatactttattatttaattaattcacaaTTTCCATTAATTACTACTGCATAAACGTATTATTGTATCGGTATACGAAGTATCTttataatttctgtaaaatataaaaatatcttcataCGTTAATCATCATACCGTATTAGTGTTTACAGGCTAATTACAACAACAGATTAACTTTCAGACCTTATAGCTACGTTATTATACAAGGTTTAAATCTTCTATACAAGAAAGAAATAATCTCATTAAGAGTAGTTTTAATAGAAGAagataacttgtatttttataataaagcttACTAAAAATATACTACAGgcttatttgttatttgttttagaataaagccaTACTGCGTTATCTATAGTGTCCTATGTGGGAAATCAAACCCtgggttttagcattataagtttgtaaatttaCCGTTGTCCAACATGAAGACATTACTAAAGAAACGGTTAAATCTACTTTTTAATAAGAGTACTTTTTTAAAGAAGATAACTTGTATGCTTATATTAAAGCGAAGttaaaatatcctaaaaaaacGACGAAATCAATTGTTTCATATGAGTAAGTTTTTAAAAGAAGCTAGCTTGTATGTTCCtcgtaaaattaagtaaaatattttacagaaacgACTATTGTTTAACGAGAGTACGTTTTCCAGAATAATATAAATTGCATTTTCTTAGTAAAGGTAAGTGAAGAAATTTTATAGGGGCAACTAATCCAAACTTGTTTTAGAATATAAGTTGGACTTACCTGGACCTTCCTCAGAAATACTGAAAAGTCTTGTGCGGAAAGCTAAGTCTAAAGTACCAATACGAGGTTGTTGATGGCGTCTCTTCTCCAAGTTGTGAATGGTTCTTCTTCTTTCCAATCGATTCCCTCCTTTCTTGTCTTCTGCGACTTCTTGGTCATGGAAGCCACGCAATCTTTGCAGCTGTTTAGCTATGTATATTGcattcttatcaataaaagcatCATCACTTATGTCTTCAACCTTCTTGTTACAGCAACTAAGCTCTACAGATGCTAAGATGTGGGAGAAAGTAGCAAAGCGATGCAAAACCATGCCGATAAACTGGACAATTAAAATTATAGCAAAAAACGAGGCAAATACCAAACCAATAGGTTCCAGTTCTAAATATTCTCTGTCAATTTTTACCTCCTCAGTTTTGGGGATGTAAGTAACATTGCTCTTGACTCCTAGCGGCCATCTGATGTGTAGCTGCTCCTTATTCAGTTGCAGCAAAAACACAATGAGAATAAACAATGCATTAGACATCAGAAATCCAAAAACAACTTTGTTTCTCAACTCTTTCAATTCAATAGCCACTCGAGATTCTTGGTCTTTGTTCTTCAAAAGAGGCTTCagatatttttcaattaattctttaaaaaaattagactCTACAGGATCAAGATAACACAATTCACTCTGAGCTAGGTCTTTGTCTTCTATCCAGTACGGGGTTTTATCATCCTCCCTCTTTGGAGCTGGTTCTAGCAAATAAACAACAACCATGAGCTACAACAAAATACTGTGTCAAATGTAACTCAATAACtgtaatttttatgaatttacgATTAGAgggaaactaaaaatcaaccctGCAATTAGCATgggtaattaaatatatttatttcactttttaattttaaagatcagttgttgttgttgttttgaattaagcacaaagctacataatgggctatctgtgctctacctaccacggctatcaaaacctggtttttagcgttgtaagtctgcagacataccgctgagccactgggggacattaAAGAtcacaatatattgttttttacagtCAAGTACCCTCACTATTATGGATATTTTAGGTCACAAATCCAATGATATTTTACAAGATTTGACCAGCTTAGGATATTCAGGTTAAtttaatcaatatattaaacttcCAATGCAAGACCACCTTtataataaatcataataattataatacttcaATATGAATAAACGATGAAAAACCCTTTACGTTATCCTATATACTTTTGTTCAGTCTCATAACACAGTAACAAGTAACCTTAACGTAGTCGTGTGTGAAACATAAAGAGAAGAAAGTTGAATTCGAAAATCAAACATGAACAATACCTAACGTGAAAGTGGACGAAATGAACAGGTCAGAAATCCATTTAGGGATCAAGTAtgaccattcctaattttgaactactagcCAACAAGGAAAAGCATCGGTGAGTATTATCATCACCCAAGGATTCTGTCAAACTCTTTAAACTAAATACTGAGATGGACTTTCACTTTTATAAGGTATATACAACTGAAAAGGTCCAGTATAggtaggtggttagggcgctcgactcttgatctgagggtcgcaggatcGAATGTTcgtacaccaaacatgttcaccctttcagtcatgagggcgttatactgtgatggtcaagctaactattcgttagtaaaagagtagcctaagagttagcagtgggttgtagatgactagctgcctttcctgtaatCTGTCACTAtgaaattaaagacggctagcgcagatagccttcgtgtagctttgcgcgaaattcaaaacaaacaaacaaggcagACATATTGTATCGTAACTGTAAGGagttcttgttatttttaataaatctggaatttataaacaatatttatttataatcgtATATAACACTGGAATTCTCGACCCGTGATCTGACggcaatctttttttttcagggaaaaatatcttcaaataatgttttacaaactgtgtAATCTCgatgtttttaagtattttttgtttttagccatctttgtttttttaaggtttatttaACTATATCATAACTACGAAATCtcagtttaaattaaaaaaaacaacaaaactgtgcatttttatttgatattaatttcATTAGAATCCATCAACTGGTGGTGAAACATCATCGAACGTACTTGAATTCTATTCACTTACCTTCGTCCGACTCTTCAAACTCACTTTCGTATTCGTCCGCCTCTTCCTCCTCACCATCATTTTCTTGAACAGTAGTCAAATTTTCAAAAGGTTTTTGTAAACGACGACCTATAGAAGATCGTCGACGAAAAGCCGAACCATTTGCTGTTGTCCCTGCTCCTAGTCGTCGCTCTAGCATTTCAATCTTATTGTTTAAACTTTCTAGTTGATCGTTGATTCTAAAGAGTTGCACTTTTTCTTCGCTAGCTTTTGGGTAGGTGCAGAACATACACTTAAATAGATTAGCAAGATTACAAGTTATCCCACCATCCTCCTCTTCCTCTTTCCCACTTAGCCCTAACCAGCCAAAgatattagatttattttttttatttttcttcatctcTTCTTGTTCCTGTAACTCTTGCTCTAACTGTTGCTTCGTTTTCTTTGTCTGGATCTCTCTTGTTCCCCAGCTCACCACATTCAGATTTACCAGGGAGTACAGAATCAAAAGAAGGTACATTGAAGGAACACTAATAAAGTAAAGAAGACCTGATATTATACAAGAAAATTCCTGCGGATGAAGTATGGCTGCTATGAGGAAACTAGAAGATAGTGCAATCAGAAATATTGCCGAAGGTGAACCAATTCCGTCGTGTGTAAGCTGAATAGCAGTACCCACCAGAACGGCCATCATAAGTAACGCATAAGCTGAGCTTAAAATCTGCGCTACAAGTATCTGAAAACACAGTAATAAAACCTGTTAGTTTCGTTTAAAAGCAATTTCAAAGAGTCAAACtacactttaaaaacaacaatattttataaactccAAAGCACGAAATATGCTTTCTTGCAATGAGAAGACAAAGCGATAGCGTAAAATGTTGATCAAAATATTACTTCAAATAATTAGAGTTTAAACCTTGcaatataatacaaatttaatgGGTTGAATGTGTTAAAAAGAAGTTAACTCAGATTCAACACTCCAATGAATGTGAAGTAGGCTACGTTAGAAATTTGAAATACGTAATCTAATTCTgtttacaattatatttaattacaccAGGAGAACCGTCGATGCCATAACTATTATCAATGATACATCCTGGTGGTCTAATTATTAGTAAGTGTCCGTTTGCAAGAAGTCGCGTGTTGTTGAGCTATAATTGAATTGTATAAAGACAACATCTTGCTGAGAGGTAAATGACATCATTAAGACATATGATATAATGTAAAGTACAAATAGGGAATTGAATACCTGAATGTCATTCTTAGCAACAAAACAGATGATTGTAAAGATCAAGATAGGGATCATGTTGGCCCAAAATGAAGTCCAGTTGTCTATCCGGAAAGCAGCTACCATTGCACCcagcaacattaaaaatattgtgcCAGGACCGAGAACTGTGCCAACCATAAGCATGCCTTGATAAATGATATAAAGAAAAGAGATGTTATCGTTGATGGCCACAGTCCGCTTGTAGTCTCCAAGAAGGTCTAGGATGTTTGCCATAGTCGATGGAGCCCACCGACGTCGTTGTGTGAAGAATTCACCAAAACCTTCAGGGCAATGAGTGTAAGCATCTGAGGCTGCACTGTACTCAACTCGGTAGCCTCGCTGAAGAAGAAGAGTGCACAGCCAGCGGTCCTCCCCTGTTTCACAACCAAACACATGATTTAAGCCAATAATAGCTTATAAAACCTATGCATGTAATGATTTTATGAAGAGAGTGGTTAAGTCTTTTACTGGTTAGCTTTCGAAAGCTTGCTTCAATACTGAGAAGCTATAAAAGTATCCAAAACGTTTAAAGAAAGTTTTGAACAATGCCCTTACGTTTTGAAGAGTTTTCTTGGACTGCTCATGCTTTCTGTTTGGTCTCGGAGAAGACGTTTTATATTCCTTGCCGAGAGAAGACAGGAGCACTCCATAGTAAACTGTTCAAAAGCTCTAAAGCAGGAACGAAGGTTAAGCTACCAGTATCACTTTTAGCGACATCTATAAAGaagtaaattacattattaaaggataaaaacatttagatacaAACATTTTTTCCTTTCCAAATCCATCGCTTGTTGTAGCTTATCAGACAATATAAAGCAAATTTTGCCAATGaaattttagtaaatatataatctTTAAAGAGTAGCATAATTAATAGAATAATTGACTTGACGAATAATTTATATAGTTTGGTAcatgtcaatatatatatatatttgatgtttttgaTCTAcatcaaattgtttttatttataaggaCACATGACGCTCAGTTGGACAACACCTCTTGTCATCAATCATTTGAGCTTATAACAGCTGTTATGATCCGAAATTATAGTTCGCATCTTATAATTGTAtgagattgttttgtattttttctgttACTACCTCAATCGCAATTAGTTTAGCGTTGGTCGGTATTTTGTATGCAATAATTTTTACCCCAGATAGCTTGTCCAGTCAGCAACTCGTGATCCCTAGGCCATAGAATTAGTTAATCTCTTGAATCAACTACTGTAAGAACAGTCTTTTGTTGAATCTCTCATGTTGACGAGTTTTAATAGGTTAAGGTTTCATATATTACAAGATttcaggaaaaaaattaaaaaatatgaattttttttgtcAATAGTAATATCTCTGAATATTTCACGACGCTGAGATTATATTTTCGTTTCTCAACTCTTCCCTATATAGCACATAAATGTTGAGCTGAAACAAGCAAAGAacgacaaaaacaacaataacaaaacaaaactaacgaGACTTAATCTATATTAGTTAAAgatatttaatgattaaaaaacCTAACTAGAACAGTGATACTTTGGAGCTATATGGCTTACCCTGATCGTATTGTACGTAGTGTATAGGCTCTTCAGATTTTGTTGTGtattttctcatcacattgtcGTCCATCAGAGCCTTTGCTCGAAATAACGAGAAACATCCGGGGCTACAAAGAACGCAACCAATCATGTGCTCGGTAGCTTTCTGTAGCCAATGGCCAATGGCATATTCGAATTTCTGGTACGCTACCATGGCACCTAttcaaattattaacaaattctgATAAAGAGCAATCTAATATTatgtatcgaaactcgaataatttcaaaacaacaagaagatTAGCGAGGACAACTTTGCACGATAAATGagaagctacacaaggactatctacgctagccgtccttaattgaTCAGCTAAATAAATAATGCAACCGTAGCATACAAATGCGGAGCGCGTTTTTTTTCCCTTCCATTTTGAGGCAACGAGGCGCGATGTATTTAGCTTTTAATCCACATTTTGGCCAACTAACTACTAGGCCACGCCCGGGATCACAAACATTTGCAAGAAATACTTATTATCAGTAACAACAACAGCaaccaaagaaacaaattaaattaaaactatttgtaataagATCATATTGAAGTTATCAATTAAGTTTCTCTGGTGTTAACGACATTTTCGCCCATAATCCCAATAACacgttaaaccaacaatacaaaatagctttatgtaattattattaaaggataaacgtgtgtgtttttcttatagcaaagccacatcggactatctgctcagcccaccgaggggaatcgaacccctgattttagcgttgtaaattcggagacatacggctgtactagcggggggcaaaggataaacaataatatttaatgaaagtaaatgtaaagaaaaacacaATGGGTCTTTAAAAATGTAAGAGATAAAACGCATTAAACAAATTCCACAGTTCTTAATTGTTAGTTTTTTAAGTTAATGGTAAGGCCTAACGTAAActgtacattaaaaaacaaatagcgTTTTACCAgtgaaatatctttttattagCTTTGAGTCTGTCTTAATATGTTATAGTTTCAGCAGTTGCGAGTTAAGCAAAGCTTTCTACAGTAACTAGTAGAGGGTTAGTCTCCAAATGAAACCGCCAGGTGAAACTCCGATtttaagagaaaattattttggaTAAAAGTGATTTTTCTATTACCAAGTAGCTTCAAGCTGGAAGAATCATTAAAAGAGAAACATATGATTAAAAATTTCATATTGTTCtcaattttcataattaatttcatatttaaaattactttaataaaataacgcAGGTTATACTTTTGAAAAGAGAAAAAGCACCTATACATGTGACCTGGTGTTTAGGGCACTCACTTATATGATGGACCTGACCTAGTTTGGTAATTAGAACACTCAACTCACAAATTGTAGGTCGCTGGCTCGAATTCCATCACCGAACCTTCTTGCCCTGTCACTAGTGGGCTCGTTACAATATGACGATCAATTTCACACATTGGTAGAGTAGCCCCAGTGTTGACACAAGGTAGTGTAGATTAGCTACCTTTCTCCTACTGTATCACTTCTAAAGTAAGAACGATTAGCGTAGATGCACTTATAGTAGCTTTGCACAACGTTCcacgcaaacaaacaaacatgccaGCCTAAACCCATGGTAACATCATAGTTTAGAGTAGATGGTAGAagaaacatgtatattttaaaggAAGGCTAGCAATTTGATTACCTGATCCTACTGGATGAATTCGACCGCACGCTGCTCCAAGTGTCTTGTTCTTTTTCATTAGATCAACTAGAAGCCGTACGGCCTCAGCTCGAAAGTTAATGTCGCCATCTAGCGCCAATATGTAGGTGTTTTCTGCCATCTTGTCCTTTCGTTCTACAGAAATAGGAAGCTCCATGAGTTTGTGGCCCAGGAGGTAGTACATGTACATCACCTGTAGATTGAAAAATAAGGTTGAATTCGTTGAAGTAAGAATGCGGTGAACAATGGAACAAATATGAAATGCTAACAgattaaacaatgaaatatccAAGTTATAATCGTTACATTTTCtacaatgtgtgttttttttaaaacaaagcgacaccgggatatctgctgagcccactaaggggaataaaacccctgatgttagcaatgtaaatccgtagacataccgctgtactagcggggggcacattTTCTACACTGGAAACTTCTGAAACTGAATAAACAAGAAAAtctgtttaaacaataaatttttccctgtttattacttttctatacGAAttagtattttgataattataacagaatgctaatattttcatttttatctaagataaaatctatatatatatattttgtatatcaaataaaaagtacaaaacttttAAATTCGTAATATTCGGATATTATACAATGACAACAAATTCCTTGCTGTGCGCTATGGGAGAATAAGAAACTTTCGTTGACTACACTGGCATTTTTCGGTTagattattttttcaaattttctagtgtcttaaaatattatatccaataatattaataatctgaaataaGATCTATAATGGAATTACTAAACAACCCGAAATTGATATTGAAAATTTGTGGAATTCTTTACTGGTATGTGCTGCCACTTGTTGGTTATATTGTATactttgtaaaatgaaaaacttcatatgattaattttaaaaatcatgccttttgtaacaactgtttcaAACCCCCGCCACCTACCGAACGTTACATAATTTGTGGATGATTCTTTTTTGCGTATAATAAGTGTACTAATCTCAATACATCCCTTTTTATGACGTTTCCTGACAGGTCGTTGTGCGCAATCTGAGAGGTTTACGTTCAATCAGACCAATCCTTTCTTCCTTTACTATTTATAATAGACTGTCATAATACTATCTAGTTATTCATGAAATTAGGACTTTAACACTAATGCGTATACACCGAGTTGAAAACACGGATTTTACTTCCCTTTTCAGAATTGTACTGGATATTTTTAAAGGGTTACTTCTCTTCCGCACAGCACAGACTACCGAAAGTATAAACGACGCAgcacagaaatatttattatttatcatacgTGGAAGAGAAAATATAGAATCTGTAACGTAAAGCCTATTGCATTCTTTGATTGGCCATATCCTCTGCCGTAGACTGCAGATTTGCCTATTTAGGCTCATCCGAGCAGCGTAAGCCAACCTCTTCTTTGTGATGTAACGTCTCTCATTCTTTAACTTGTTCAATGTTTGAACGTCTTACGTTTAATGACAGAGCTAATTTAACCCCATATCTTATTCTGACgtataatttatcatttaaaccttgtttagtgttttagtttattgaggttaattaataacaaaatgagtgcattttcttattgcaaagccacatcgtgctatctgctaagtccaccgaggggaatcgaaccactgattttagcgttgtacatccgtagacttacagctgtaccagaggggacaataacaaaacaaacctgacTCCATCTCTTCTTGTGACGTATCATCTCCTTGTCTTTCAGATGTGCGATCAACTTGTTTTTTCCGGGCATTGTCCATACCAATCGACCACCGTACGGGGTTGGAATTTTCTTTGGAGGCTTCAGTTTTATATTGGTTTGATGtacattactgaaaataaatcCAAATTTATCAACAACGGACTTCTGCATGAATGTCAGAAAGATTAAAATGATGGCTAATAACCGAAAGTTCAACAGAATCTGAAATTAATAGGTGTTTATTCCAAAACATCATTTTATATAATTGCTCTCTCTTTCTCGCTAttcagtggctcagaggtaagcctgaaggcttataacactaaaagcaGGGTTTCATATGCGTATCTTTGCTCTTAACAAAAACGAGTCAACCCTCTCTTTCTTTTCTC of the Tachypleus tridentatus isolate NWPU-2018 chromosome 13, ASM421037v1, whole genome shotgun sequence genome contains:
- the LOC143237911 gene encoding chitin synthase chs-2-like isoform X1 produces the protein MTVSNPPNTIQVVEEDDHASEDEAQSHQREHVYENQLQSTENMWDVFSETPPEEDDLTETSKWVEVVMKVMKVIVYGVTLTIVLSSAVLSKITLLFMTSQVKAHTVQICKKGLDLERDKDYQAAITDVERAEWIWCLYFALIIPEVFTLFRSTRICIFKSYRKPQRDTFLIVFIAESLHALGLVLLVFVVLPDLDVVKAVMLTSCVCFIPGLFGLLSRHKTEEKHLLKILLDVLSLSAQATGFIVWPLVCDNPHCWAIPPAVIFVSINYWENFTDQRSPIGIMKTLAKAKEDLRKSKYYIYIFISIWKMVLILCSMLVFLMITTNDVNVLFQSFKTSFRSHPIVIDQIRKSVVVTKVPELATTNPLDNPIEIMSNAMTPIYFLIVHSLASWLCYVHGKFACRICIQGFSFAFPISLVIPVSVSVLIGICGIRAEDTCFFEKAFPKYLFWTCPQSDFFADFVSKEHTWIWVLWLLSQTWIAIHIWTPKCERLASTEKLFTNPMYVSALIDQSVALNRKRDDEGEIKREETDNSEKEETQISRLYDTVPAEIGRDQFVSVDKVQNRDEISKIYTCATMWHETGEEMVQMLKSVMRVDEDQAARKNAQKYLAIVDPDYYEFEVHIFFDDAFELCEENDEDFVVNRFVKQLLKVIDVAASNVHQTNIKLKPPKKIPTPYGGRLVWTMPGKNKLIAHLKDKEMIRHKKRWSQVMYMYYLLGHKLMELPISVERKDKMAENTYILALDGDINFRAEAVRLLVDLMKKNKTLGAACGRIHPVGSGAMVAYQKFEYAIGHWLQKATEHMIGCVLCSPGCFSLFRAKALMDDNVMRKYTTKSEEPIHYVQYDQGEDRWLCTLLLQRGYRVEYSAASDAYTHCPEGFGEFFTQRRRWAPSTMANILDLLGDYKRTVAINDNISFLYIIYQGMLMVGTVLGPGTIFLMLLGAMVAAFRIDNWTSFWANMIPILIFTIICFVAKNDIQILVAQILSSAYALLMMAVLVGTAIQLTHDGIGSPSAIFLIALSSSFLIAAILHPQEFSCIISGLLYFISVPSMYLLLILYSLVNLNVVSWGTREIQTKKTKQQLEQELQEQEEMKKNKKNKSNIFGWLGLSGKEEEEDGGITCNLANLFKCMFCTYPKASEEKVQLFRINDQLESLNNKIEMLERRLGAGTTANGSAFRRRSSIGRRLQKPFENLTTVQENDGEEEEADEYESEFEESDEEPAPKREDDKTPYWIEDKDLAQSELCYLDPVESNFFKELIEKYLKPLLKNKDQESRVAIELKELRNKVVFGFLMSNALFILIVFLLQLNKEQLHIRWPLGVKSNVTYIPKTEEVKIDREYLELEPIGLVFASFFAIILIVQFIGMVLHRFATFSHILASVELSCCNKKVEDISDDAFIDKNAIYIAKQLQRLRGFHDQEVAEDKKGGNRLERRRTIHNLEKRRHQQPRIGTLDLAFRTRLFSISEEGPATPVLKDLRRFSRRNTLRALERRRNTVVGLETRLNSLGGPMQLGDGRTTDCINMQRLLQSSRESVEGVTNHAFMNDSDDDRENELQMSVLNNEFSNHKEHQGHLRPISDA
- the LOC143237911 gene encoding chitin synthase chs-2-like isoform X2, whose product is MELYENCNDQLQSTENMWDVFSETPPEEDDLTETSKWVEVVMKVMKVIVYGVTLTIVLSSAVLSKITLLFMTSQVKAHTVQICKKGLDLERDKDYQAAITDVERAEWIWCLYFALIIPEVFTLFRSTRICIFKSYRKPQRDTFLIVFIAESLHALGLVLLVFVVLPDLDVVKAVMLTSCVCFIPGLFGLLSRHKTEEKHLLKILLDVLSLSAQATGFIVWPLVCDNPHCWAIPPAVIFVSINYWENFTDQRSPIGIMKTLAKAKEDLRKSKYYIYIFISIWKMVLILCSMLVFLMITTNDVNVLFQSFKTSFRSHPIVIDQIRKSVVVTKVPELATTNPLDNPIEIMSNAMTPIYFLIVHSLASWLCYVHGKFACRICIQGFSFAFPISLVIPVSVSVLIGICGIRAEDTCFFEKAFPKYLFWTCPQSDFFADFVSKEHTWIWVLWLLSQTWIAIHIWTPKCERLASTEKLFTNPMYVSALIDQSVALNRKRDDEGEIKREETDNSEKEETQISRLYDTVPAEIGRDQFVSVDKVQNRDEISKIYTCATMWHETGEEMVQMLKSVMRVDEDQAARKNAQKYLAIVDPDYYEFEVHIFFDDAFELCEENDEDFVVNRFVKQLLKVIDVAASNVHQTNIKLKPPKKIPTPYGGRLVWTMPGKNKLIAHLKDKEMIRHKKRWSQVMYMYYLLGHKLMELPISVERKDKMAENTYILALDGDINFRAEAVRLLVDLMKKNKTLGAACGRIHPVGSGAMVAYQKFEYAIGHWLQKATEHMIGCVLCSPGCFSLFRAKALMDDNVMRKYTTKSEEPIHYVQYDQGEDRWLCTLLLQRGYRVEYSAASDAYTHCPEGFGEFFTQRRRWAPSTMANILDLLGDYKRTVAINDNISFLYIIYQGMLMVGTVLGPGTIFLMLLGAMVAAFRIDNWTSFWANMIPILIFTIICFVAKNDIQILVAQILSSAYALLMMAVLVGTAIQLTHDGIGSPSAIFLIALSSSFLIAAILHPQEFSCIISGLLYFISVPSMYLLLILYSLVNLNVVSWGTREIQTKKTKQQLEQELQEQEEMKKNKKNKSNIFGWLGLSGKEEEEDGGITCNLANLFKCMFCTYPKASEEKVQLFRINDQLESLNNKIEMLERRLGAGTTANGSAFRRRSSIGRRLQKPFENLTTVQENDGEEEEADEYESEFEESDEEPAPKREDDKTPYWIEDKDLAQSELCYLDPVESNFFKELIEKYLKPLLKNKDQESRVAIELKELRNKVVFGFLMSNALFILIVFLLQLNKEQLHIRWPLGVKSNVTYIPKTEEVKIDREYLELEPIGLVFASFFAIILIVQFIGMVLHRFATFSHILASVELSCCNKKVEDISDDAFIDKNAIYIAKQLQRLRGFHDQEVAEDKKGGNRLERRRTIHNLEKRRHQQPRIGTLDLAFRTRLFSISEEGPATPVLKDLRRFSRRNTLRALERRRNTVVGLETRLNSLGGPMQLGDGRTTDCINMQRLLQSSRESVEGVTNHAFMNDSDDDRENELQMSVLNNEFSNHKEHQGHLRPISDA